One Ricinus communis isolate WT05 ecotype wild-type chromosome 1, ASM1957865v1, whole genome shotgun sequence DNA window includes the following coding sequences:
- the LOC8270628 gene encoding uncharacterized protein LOC8270628, whose protein sequence is MKLVWSPDTALKSYIYTVKSCKNLKESGVPELLSAMAAGWNAKMIVESWSYGNPIATSIGLAVAATHTCGRHVCLVPDERSRAEYLKAIRSSAGMAIETEVIIVGEAEEAVAGLVGVDFMVVDCKRREFIRVLRFAKLSNKGAVLVRKNAYQSCFTGFRWHGVLERGTRVVRSVFLPVGNGLDIAHIGSTTTAIAGAASLKRSSSRWIKCVDQKSGEEHVFRG, encoded by the exons ATGAAGCTAGTTTGGTCTCCGGATACCGCTCTAAAATCTTATATCTACACCGTTAAATCA TgtaagaatttaaaagaatcCGGCGTTCCTGAGCTTCTCTCCGCCATGGCTGCCGGCTGGAACGCTAAAATGATTGTTGAGTCGTGGTCCTACGGTAATCCTATCGCCACGAGTATCGGCCTAGCTGTCGCCGCTACTCACACGTGCGGAAGGCACGTCTGCCTAGTTCCGGATGAACGATCAAGAGCAGAATATCTAAAAGCTATTCGAAGTTCTGCCGGCATGGCGATAGAGACCGAGGTGATAATAGTCGGGGAAGCTGAGGAGGCGGTGGCGGGGCTCGTAGGGGTAGATTTCATGGTGGTGGATTGCAAACGGAGGGAATTTATTAGGGTTTTGAGGTTTGCTAAGTTGAGTAATAAAGGTGCTGTTTTAGTACGAAAGAATGCGTATCAAAGTTGTTTTACCGGGTTTAGATGGCATGGAGTGCTAGAGAGAGGGACACGTGTTGTCAGATCAGTGTTTTTGCCAGTCGGTAACGGATTGGATATTGCTCATATTGGGAGCACCACCACTGCTATAGCCGGTGCTGCGAGTTTGAAAAGGAGCAGTAGCCGTTGGATTAAGTGCGTAGATCAAAAGTCAGGCGAGGAGCACGTGTTTCgtggttaa
- the LOC8270629 gene encoding uncharacterized protein LOC8270629, which translates to MASWSPENATKAYLRALKMGKRSKQPDIAEFISALAAGNNARLMVMASAGVAGSTGLSLVAAAHQTGGQAVCILSAESDLYESRNALGTYADCVKFVIGDAKTLLSNDYKEADFVLIDCKIDGCKEVLRAAQECEKHGRGLIVGYNAFHKGSWPSAFKTHFLPIGEGLMVTRIGSKVSEEGGHRKRSKWVTRVDRCTGEEHVYRVTSPLEEIEAWS; encoded by the exons ATGGCTTCTTGGTCACCTGAGAATGCGACTAAAGCTTATCTCAGAGCCCTTAAGATG GGCAAAAGAAGTAAGCAGCCTGATATAGCTGAGTTCATATCTGCCCTGGCAGCAGGAAACAATGCACGACTAATGGTGATGGCATCTGCTGGAGTAGCAGGATCCACCGGACTATCATTAGTGGCAGCTGCACATCAAACAGGTGGACAAGCAGTGTGTATTCTGTCCGCAGAATCAGATCTTTATGAATCAAGAAACGCTCTAGGAACTTATGCAGATTGTGTCAAGTTTGTCATAGGAGATGCCAAGACCCTTTTGTCAAATGACTATAAAGAAGCAGATTTTGTGCTTATCGATTGCAAAATTGATGGTTGTAAAGAAGTACTTAGAGCTGCACAAGAATGCGAAAAGCATGGAAGGGGGCTTATAGTTGGGTACAACGCATTTCATAAAGGATCCTGGCCTAGTGCGTTTAAGACTCATTTTTTACCCATTGGAGAAGGACTGATGGTCACCAGAATAGGCAGCAAAGTCAGTGAGGAGGGTGGGCatagaaaaagaagtaaatgGGTTACTAGAGTTGATAGGTGTACTGGGGAGGAGCATGTTTACAGAGTGACTTCTCCGCTAGAAGAAATTGAAGCCTGGTCGtag